The following are encoded in a window of Pseudomonas multiresinivorans genomic DNA:
- the gbcA gene encoding glycine-betaine demethylase subunit GbcA gives MDVTTTLSLGDPLEPARKATAEMLRTRDHSFSLPQPFYNDERLFQLDMQEIFHKEWLIAGMTCEIPAKGNFLTLQIGDNPVIVLRGAEGKIHAFHNVCRHRGSRLCVSDKGKVAKLVCPYHQWTYELDGRLLFAGTEMGADFDMKDYSLKPVNVKTAGGYIFISLSENPPAIDDFLRTLEHYMEPYDMENTKVAVQTTLREKANWKLVLENNRECYHCNGSHPELLNTLLEWDDVTDPRASQAFKDQVAACTTAWDAEKIPYAHASFGLRNRIVRMPLLQGTVSMTMDGKQGSKKLMGRIQNPDLGSMRILHLPHSWNHCMGDHLIVFTVWPISAQETVVTTKWLVHKDAVEGVDYDVARLREVWDATNDQDRRLAEENQRGINSTAYQPGPYSKTYEFGVINFLDWYSERMLNNLGEESAHARLVAEK, from the coding sequence ATGGACGTCACTACTACCCTGAGTCTGGGCGATCCGCTGGAACCGGCCCGCAAGGCCACCGCCGAGATGCTGCGCACTCGCGACCACAGCTTCTCGCTGCCGCAACCCTTCTACAACGACGAACGCCTGTTCCAGCTGGACATGCAGGAGATCTTCCACAAGGAGTGGCTGATCGCCGGCATGACCTGCGAGATCCCCGCCAAGGGCAACTTCCTCACCCTGCAGATCGGCGACAACCCGGTCATCGTCCTGCGCGGCGCCGAGGGCAAGATCCACGCCTTCCACAACGTCTGCCGCCACCGTGGTTCGCGCCTGTGCGTCAGCGACAAGGGCAAGGTCGCCAAGCTGGTCTGCCCGTACCACCAGTGGACCTACGAACTGGACGGCCGCCTGCTGTTCGCCGGCACCGAGATGGGCGCGGACTTCGACATGAAGGACTACAGCCTCAAGCCGGTGAACGTGAAGACCGCCGGCGGCTACATCTTCATCTCGCTGTCGGAGAACCCGCCGGCCATCGATGACTTCCTGCGTACGCTCGAGCACTACATGGAGCCGTACGACATGGAGAACACCAAGGTGGCGGTGCAGACCACGCTGCGGGAAAAGGCCAACTGGAAGCTGGTGCTGGAAAACAACCGCGAGTGTTACCACTGCAACGGCTCGCACCCGGAGCTGCTGAACACCCTGCTGGAGTGGGACGACGTTACCGACCCGCGCGCCAGCCAGGCGTTCAAGGACCAGGTCGCGGCCTGCACCACCGCCTGGGATGCCGAGAAGATTCCCTACGCCCACGCCAGCTTCGGCCTGCGCAACCGTATCGTGCGCATGCCGCTGCTGCAGGGCACCGTGTCCATGACCATGGATGGCAAGCAGGGCAGCAAGAAGCTCATGGGTCGCATCCAGAACCCGGACCTGGGCTCGATGCGCATCCTGCACCTGCCGCATTCGTGGAACCACTGCATGGGCGACCATCTGATCGTCTTCACCGTTTGGCCGATCAGCGCGCAGGAGACCGTGGTCACCACCAAGTGGCTGGTGCACAAGGATGCGGTGGAAGGTGTCGACTACGACGTGGCGCGCCTGCGCGAAGTCTGGGACGCCACCAACGACCAGGACCGCCGCCTGGCCGAAGAGAACCAGCGTGGCATCAACTCCACCGCCTACCAGCCGGGGCCGTACTCCAAGACCTACGAGTTCGGCGTGATCAACTTCCTCGACTGGTACAGCGAGCGGATGTTGAACAACCTGGGCGAGGAATCCGCCCACGCGCGCCTGGTCGCCGAGAAGTAA
- a CDS encoding dipeptidase: protein MSPAEVHADSIVIDGLIIAKWSRELFEDMRKGGLTAANCTVSVWEGFQATVNNIVASQKLIRENSDLVIPVRTTADIRKAKEQGKTGILFGFQNAHAFEDQIGYVEVFKQLGVGIVQMCYNTQNLVGTGCYERDGGLSGFGREIVAEMNRVGIMCDLSHVGSKTSEEVILESKKPVTYSHCLPSGLKEHPRNKSDAELKFIADHGGFVGVTMFAPFLAKGIDSTIDDYAEAIEYVMNLVGEDAIGIGTDFTQGHGQDFFEWLTHDKGYARRLTNFGKIVNPLGIRTVGEFPNLTETLLKRGMPERVVRKVMGENWVRVLKDVWGE from the coding sequence ATGAGCCCAGCCGAAGTCCACGCCGACAGCATCGTCATCGATGGCCTGATCATCGCCAAGTGGAGCCGCGAGCTGTTCGAGGACATGCGCAAGGGCGGCCTGACCGCCGCGAACTGCACCGTCTCCGTGTGGGAAGGCTTCCAGGCCACGGTGAACAACATCGTCGCCAGCCAGAAGCTGATCCGCGAGAACAGCGACCTGGTCATCCCGGTGCGCACCACCGCCGACATCCGCAAGGCCAAGGAGCAGGGCAAGACCGGCATCCTCTTCGGCTTCCAGAACGCCCATGCATTCGAGGACCAGATCGGCTACGTCGAGGTGTTCAAGCAGCTGGGCGTGGGCATCGTGCAGATGTGCTACAACACCCAGAACCTGGTCGGCACCGGCTGCTACGAGCGCGATGGCGGCCTCTCCGGCTTCGGTCGCGAGATCGTCGCGGAGATGAACCGCGTCGGCATCATGTGCGACCTGTCCCACGTCGGTTCGAAGACCTCCGAGGAAGTCATCCTCGAGTCGAAGAAGCCCGTCACCTATTCCCACTGCCTGCCGTCGGGCCTCAAGGAACATCCGCGCAACAAGTCCGACGCCGAGCTGAAGTTCATCGCCGACCACGGCGGCTTCGTCGGCGTGACCATGTTCGCGCCCTTCCTCGCCAAGGGCATCGACTCGACCATCGACGACTACGCCGAAGCCATCGAGTACGTGATGAACCTCGTCGGCGAGGATGCCATCGGCATCGGCACCGACTTCACCCAGGGCCACGGCCAGGACTTCTTCGAGTGGCTGACCCACGACAAGGGTTACGCCCGCCGCCTCACCAACTTCGGGAAGATCGTCAACCCGCTGGGCATCCGCACCGTGGGCGAGTTCCCCAATCTCACCGAGACCCTGCTCAAGCGCGGCATGCCCGAGCGCGTGGTGCGCAAGGTCATGGGTGAGAACTGGGTGCGCGTCCTCAAAGACGTCTGGGGCGAGTGA
- a CDS encoding 4-vinyl reductase, which yields MAKHAPELPIEVDSETGVWTTDALPMLYVPRHFFVNNHMGIEEELGAERYAEILYKAGYKSAWHWCEKEAECHGLVGVEVFEHYMKRLSQRGWGLFQIEQIDLDKGTAQVRLKHSAFVYVYGKVNRKVDYMFTGWFAGAMDQILQARGSDIRTVAEQVYSGAEEGHDDGLFVVKPL from the coding sequence ATGGCCAAACACGCCCCCGAACTGCCCATCGAAGTCGACAGCGAAACCGGCGTCTGGACCACCGACGCCCTGCCGATGCTCTACGTGCCGCGGCATTTCTTCGTCAACAACCACATGGGCATCGAGGAAGAGCTGGGCGCCGAGCGCTATGCCGAAATCCTCTACAAGGCCGGCTACAAGTCCGCCTGGCACTGGTGCGAGAAGGAAGCCGAGTGCCACGGCCTGGTCGGCGTGGAAGTCTTCGAGCACTACATGAAGCGCCTGTCCCAGCGTGGTTGGGGCCTGTTCCAGATCGAGCAGATCGACCTCGACAAGGGCACCGCCCAGGTACGCCTGAAGCACTCGGCCTTCGTCTACGTCTACGGCAAGGTCAACCGCAAGGTCGACTACATGTTCACCGGCTGGTTCGCCGGCGCCATGGACCAGATTCTCCAGGCCCGCGGCAGCGACATCCGCACCGTAGCCGAGCAGGTCTACAGCGGCGCCGAGGAAGGCCACGACGACGGCCTGTTCGTCGTCAAACCCCTCTGA